GGCGGACCGCTGCGCGAGTCGCAGACGGTGACCATGTACATGTTCGAGAACGCCTTCGCGCCGCACTACAACTTCGGCTACGGCTCGGCCATCGCCTGGCTGCTCTTCGCCCTGATCGCGGTGGTCGCGGCCATCAACGTACTGCTGCTGCGCCGGCTCGGCGGCGGCGTCAAGGGGGAGAACTGATGTCCCGGATCTGGTCGGCCGGCCGACTCACCTACCTGGCGCTGACCCTCACCGCCTTCCTGTCGATCTTCCCGATCTACTGGATGTTCGTGGTGGCCAGCAAGACCAGCGACGCGATGGGGCAGGTGCCACCCCCGGTCACCCCGGGCGGCAACCTCGGTGCCAACATCGCCCGGCTCTTCGAGAACACCGACGCGTACTTCCTCACCGGTCTGATCAACTCGGCGATCGTGGCCGGCACGGTGACCGTCTCGGTGGTCTTCTTCTCCACGCTGGCCGGGTTCGCCTTCGCGAAGCTGCGCTTCCGGGGACGTAACGCGCTGCTGCTGACGATCGTCGCCACCATGATGGTGCCGACCCAGCTCGGCGTCATCCCGCTGTACATGCTGATGACGAAGCTGAACTGGAACGACCGGCTGCCGGCGGTCATCGTGCCGGCCCTGGTGACCGGCTTCGGGGTGTTCATGATGCGGCAGTACGCCGGCCAGGCGGTCAGCACCGAGCTGATCGAGGCGGCCCGGATGGACGGCTGCAACACGGCCCGGATCTACTGGAACGTCGTGCTGCCGGCACTGCGCCCGGCCGCCGCGGTGCTCGGCCTGCTCACCTTCATGACCACCTGGAACGACTTCCTCTGGCCGTACGCCGTGCTCAACGACCCGGAGAACCCGACCGTGCAGCTCTCGCTGCGGGCCCTGTCGGACGGCTACTACCAGGACATGTCGCAGGTGTTCACCGGGACGGCCATCGCCACCCTGCCCCTGTTGCTGGTCTTCGTCGTGTTCGGCCGCCAGATCATCGGCGGCATCATGGAAGGCGCGGTCAAGGCGTGAGCGCGAGGAGTGAGGCGGTTCTGCGAGCCCCGCAGTCGCGAACGAGGGTAGGTGCAGCATGAGCGCGAGGAGTGAGGCGGTTCTGCGGGCCCGGCAGTCGCGAACGAAAGAGGACACGGTGAGTGAGCTGCGATTTCCCGAGAACTTCGTCTGGGGGGCGGCCACCGCCGCGTACCAGATCGAGGGTGCGGCCCGGACCGACGGCCGGGGCGAGTCCATCTGGGACACCTTCAGCCGTACCCCGGGGAAGGTGTTCCAGGGGCACACCGGGGACGTGGCCTGCGACCACTACCACCGGTACGCCGACGACGTGGCCCTGATGGCGGAGCTGGGCCTGCGGTCGTACCGCTTCTCGATCGCCTGGCCCCGGATCCAGCCGGACGGCACCGGCCCGGTCAACCCACGCGGCCTGGACTTCTACGACCGACTGGTGGACGAGCTGCTGCGCCGGGGCATCGACCCGATCGTCACGCTCTACCACTGGGACCTGCCGCAGACGCTCCAGGACCGGGGCGGCTGGACCAACCGGGACACCGCCGAGCACTTCGCCGACTACTCGCTGGCGGTGCACGCCCGGCTCGGTGACCGGGTGGGCACCTGGACCACGCTGAACGAGCCGTGGTGCTCGGCCTACCTGGGCTACGGCAACGGGGTGCACGCACCCGGCGAGCAGGACGCCGGGGCGGCCTTCACCGCCGTACACCATCTGCTGCTGGGGCACGGCCTGGCGGCCCGGGCGCTGCGGTCGGCCGGGGTGGAGACCCTGGGGGTCACGATCAACCCGGCGGACGTGCAGCCGGCGGACCCGCACAGCGAGGCGGACGCCGAGGCGGTGCGCCTGGTCGACGGCCTGCACAACCGGATCTTCCTGGACCCGCTCACCGGCGCGGGCTACCCGGCCGACGTGCTGGAGCACGTGGCCCGGCACGTCGACCCGGCGTTCGTCCGGGACGGGGACGAGAAGATCATCGCGGCGCCGATCGACCTGCTCGGGATCAACTACTACTCCCCCACCTATGTCGCGGGCCGGGCGGGCGGGGCCGGCGGCAGCGCCTATCCGGGCACCGACGGGGTGGTGGAGTTCCTGCCGCCGGTCGGCCCGCTGACCGAGATGGGCTGGATGATCGAGCCGGCCGGGCTGACCCGGCTGCTGGAGCGGATCGGCACCGACTACCCGGGGCTGCCGCTGATGATCACCGAGAACGGCGGGGCGTTCCCGGACGAGACGGGCACCGAGGGCCCCGACGGGGCCGGCTGGGTGGCCGACACCGACCGGGTGGCGTACCTCGACGGGCACCTGCGCGCCGTGCACGAGGCCATCGCCCGAGGGGTCGACGTACGCGGCTATCTCGTATGGTCGTTGTTGGACAACTTCGAATGGGCCGAGGGTTACCGGAAGCGGTTCGGAATTGTCCACGTCGACTACCTGACCCAGCGGCGCACACCGAAGGAAAGTGCCCGCTGGTACCGGGAGGTGATTGCCCGGAACGGGCTGTGACGAGGTGGTGGTAACGGGGATGACGACGGCACAGCGACCGACCCTGGAGGCGGTGGCCCGGCGCGCAGGCGTGTCCCGGGCCACGGTCTCCCGGGTGGTCAACGGCTCCACCACCGTCGCGGAGTCCATCCAGCAGGCGGTCCGCCGGGCCGTCGAGGAGCTGGGGTACGTCCCGAACCTCGCCGCCCGGAGCCTGGTCACCCAACGGACCGACTCCGTCGCCCTGGTGATGCCCGAGGAGGCGACCCGCGTCTTCTCGGACGACCAGGTCTTCCCGGGCATCATCCGGGGCGTCAGCCAGGAGCTGGAGGCGGCCGACAAGCAGCTCGTGCTGATGCTGGCCGGCTCGCCCGCCGGCCACGAACGGGTCGAGCGCTACACCACCGGGCGGCACGTCGACGGGGTGCTCTTCGCCTCGCTGCACGGCGCGGACCCGCTGCCGGGCACCCTGTCCCGGCTGGGCATCCCGGTGGTCTG
The Micromonospora sp. R77 DNA segment above includes these coding regions:
- a CDS encoding GH1 family beta-glucosidase, with the translated sequence MSELRFPENFVWGAATAAYQIEGAARTDGRGESIWDTFSRTPGKVFQGHTGDVACDHYHRYADDVALMAELGLRSYRFSIAWPRIQPDGTGPVNPRGLDFYDRLVDELLRRGIDPIVTLYHWDLPQTLQDRGGWTNRDTAEHFADYSLAVHARLGDRVGTWTTLNEPWCSAYLGYGNGVHAPGEQDAGAAFTAVHHLLLGHGLAARALRSAGVETLGVTINPADVQPADPHSEADAEAVRLVDGLHNRIFLDPLTGAGYPADVLEHVARHVDPAFVRDGDEKIIAAPIDLLGINYYSPTYVAGRAGGAGGSAYPGTDGVVEFLPPVGPLTEMGWMIEPAGLTRLLERIGTDYPGLPLMITENGGAFPDETGTEGPDGAGWVADTDRVAYLDGHLRAVHEAIARGVDVRGYLVWSLLDNFEWAEGYRKRFGIVHVDYLTQRRTPKESARWYREVIARNGL
- a CDS encoding carbohydrate ABC transporter permease translates to MSRIWSAGRLTYLALTLTAFLSIFPIYWMFVVASKTSDAMGQVPPPVTPGGNLGANIARLFENTDAYFLTGLINSAIVAGTVTVSVVFFSTLAGFAFAKLRFRGRNALLLTIVATMMVPTQLGVIPLYMLMTKLNWNDRLPAVIVPALVTGFGVFMMRQYAGQAVSTELIEAARMDGCNTARIYWNVVLPALRPAAAVLGLLTFMTTWNDFLWPYAVLNDPENPTVQLSLRALSDGYYQDMSQVFTGTAIATLPLLLVFVVFGRQIIGGIMEGAVKA